In Verrucomicrobiia bacterium, a genomic segment contains:
- a CDS encoding PIN domain-containing protein, giving the protein MTFLDTNVLVYAFDKEESDKHKKAQDILTECWNNRSGTQVLQEFYVTVTRKLAKTLPRQEAREIIKELSAWQIYQPTPADIIAASELEEKHSLSFWDALIVVAAQNSGVTTLISEDMQDGRQIGALKITNPF; this is encoded by the coding sequence ATGACATTTCTGGATACTAACGTACTCGTTTACGCTTTCGATAAAGAAGAAAGCGACAAGCACAAAAAAGCCCAGGATATCTTGACAGAATGTTGGAATAATCGTTCGGGCACGCAGGTGCTGCAGGAATTCTATGTGACAGTCACCCGGAAACTAGCCAAAACGCTTCCCAGACAGGAAGCCAGAGAAATTATAAAAGAGTTATCAGCTTGGCAAATTTATCAGCCAACCCCTGCTGACATAATCGCCGCGTCAGAGCTGGAGGAGAAGCACAGTTTGTCCTTTTGGGATGCCCTGATTGTCGTAGCAGCGCAAAACTCTGGTGTCACGACATTGATCAGTGAGGACATGCAAGACGGCCGCCAGATAGGTGCGCTGAAAATTACAAACCCTTTTTGA
- a CDS encoding DUF6364 family protein: protein MKRNLTIQLDESTVRDAKIIAAKQSMSLSRLVSEEIKKAAAKESGYEKAQRSALSRLKHGYDLGGGKMPDREELHQR from the coding sequence ATGAAAAGAAATCTCACCATTCAACTGGATGAAAGTACCGTAAGGGACGCAAAAATTATCGCAGCTAAGCAGTCTATGTCGCTGAGTCGTTTAGTCAGCGAAGAGATTAAAAAGGCAGCCGCTAAAGAGTCAGGCTATGAAAAGGCTCAAAGATCCGCCCTATCCAGACTAAAGCATGGCTATGACTTGGGCGGCGGTAAAATGCCCGACCGCGAAGAGCTTCACCAACGATGA
- a CDS encoding DUF6364 family protein yields the protein MKRNLTVQLDETTIRDAKIVAAKRSMSLSRLVSEEIRKA from the coding sequence ATGAAACGAAATCTAACCGTCCAGTTAGATGAAACGACTATACGAGACGCAAAAATTGTCGCTGCCAAGCGATCTATGTCGCTAAGCCGCTTAGTCAGTGAAGAGATCAGAAAAGCCTAA
- a CDS encoding ketoacyl-ACP synthase III, producing MAEVAEGHPAVVGIGGALGDRRLTNDEFVAEYGVELPENWRIEDRAGIHARHFTSEGQFASDMGIAAARMALDMAGVKPTEHGLPIDAIFLSTSTPDQFSPSTAVFVNQGLGVDRAGPTVDHNAACAGFVYGMFGAVNALSREPDVYHRALVLGAEMPSAGINPKDHKTAGLFGAGSGAVILERRPDAIEPQFAFWADPDPEAIQVKAGLRFPPKSLDDLTITMEGLRVGQHAAEKMGKLTYQVADMADRYNPRTQKIDWDELYFAPHPGNGILNQMLANVLEVPKGHLITSVADHGNTSSASIPLALHQAREKGMIRDGESYTVLSPAIGAGMVAGAGIYTVEVGPGDPAVEAEAAEARQSRRARLDGYPDTLGGVREEYAAHLDKMKVSYAAQE from the coding sequence ATGGCTGAAGTAGCAGAAGGGCACCCTGCTGTCGTGGGAATCGGCGGCGCTTTAGGGGACCGAAGACTTACCAATGATGAGTTTGTGGCAGAATATGGCGTGGAACTTCCGGAAAACTGGAGGATAGAAGACCGTGCTGGCATTCACGCAAGACACTTTACCAGCGAAGGGCAGTTTGCCTCGGACATGGGTATTGCTGCTGCTCGCATGGCGTTAGACATGGCAGGTGTAAAGCCGACAGAACACGGGTTGCCAATCGATGCCATTTTTCTTTCCACTAGTACGCCCGATCAGTTTAGCCCCTCCACGGCCGTATTTGTTAACCAAGGTCTGGGAGTTGACAGGGCGGGTCCGACAGTCGACCACAATGCCGCCTGCGCGGGTTTTGTGTACGGTATGTTTGGTGCCGTCAATGCCCTATCGCGCGAGCCAGATGTGTATCATCGGGCACTTGTCCTGGGCGCCGAAATGCCATCAGCTGGTATAAATCCTAAAGACCATAAAACTGCTGGTCTGTTTGGTGCCGGGTCTGGTGCCGTCATTCTAGAACGCCGGCCTGACGCCATTGAGCCGCAGTTTGCCTTCTGGGCAGATCCAGACCCCGAAGCCATCCAGGTAAAAGCGGGCCTGCGTTTTCCGCCTAAGAGTCTTGATGACTTAACGATAACCATGGAGGGTCTTAGGGTAGGTCAGCATGCCGCGGAAAAAATGGGCAAGCTGACGTATCAGGTAGCTGACATGGCCGACCGGTACAACCCGAGGACGCAGAAGATTGACTGGGATGAGCTTTACTTTGCACCGCATCCAGGCAATGGCATTCTTAACCAAATGCTTGCCAATGTGCTAGAAGTACCAAAGGGCCACCTCATAACCAGTGTGGCCGACCATGGCAACACTTCCTCCGCCTCTATACCTCTGGCGCTTCACCAGGCACGAGAGAAGGGAATGATTAGAGACGGTGAGTCATATACTGTTTTGTCGCCTGCAATTGGAGCTGGCATGGTGGCTGGCGCCGGCATTTACACTGTCGAAGTTGGCCCCGGCGATCCTGCGGTTGAAGCTGAAGCTGCCGAGGCGCGTCAGAGTCGACGTGCCCGCCTGGACGGCTACCCAGATACACTTGGTGGGGTTCGCGAGGAATACGCCGCCCACCTGGACAAGATGAAAGTATCGTACGCCGCCCAAGAGTAG